Proteins found in one Falco rusticolus isolate bFalRus1 chromosome W, bFalRus1.pri, whole genome shotgun sequence genomic segment:
- the LOC119140620 gene encoding LOW QUALITY PROTEIN: hydroxymethylglutaryl-CoA synthase, cytoplasmic-like (The sequence of the model RefSeq protein was modified relative to this genomic sequence to represent the inferred CDS: substituted 1 base at 1 genomic stop codon), translated as MGFCNISTTMPGSLPVNAESCWPKDVGIVAVEIYFPSQYVDQTELEKYDGVDAGKYTVGLGQSKMGFCSDWEDIRSLFLTVVQKLMERNSLSYDCIGRLEVGTETIIDRSKSVKTVLMQLFEESGNTDVEGIDTTNACYGGTVALFNAINSTESSSXDSGRYALAGDIAVYASGNARPAGGAVAVAMLVGPNAPLIFERGLHGTHMQHAYDFYKPDMISEYPIVDGKLCIQCYFSALDCCYAVYRNKIHTQWQKEGTGRHFTLNDFGFMIFHSPYCKLVQKSVARLLLNYFLCDQNLETANGVFSGLEAFRDVKLEDTYFDRVVEKAFMKASAELFNQKTKASLLITNQNGNMYTPSVYGCLASLLAQYPPEQLAGQRISMFSYGFGFVATLYSIRVTQDAAPGSALDKITASLSDLKTRLDSRKCIAPDVFTENMKIRLETHNLANYIPQSSVIDLFEGTWYLVHVDEKHRTSYARHPVMGDGPLEAGVEAVHPGLVNEHIPSPVKKAPRIPAATESEGITVATSNGEH; from the exons ATCTACCACGATGCCTGGGTCTCTTCCAGTGAATGCTGAATCCTGCTGGCCCAAAGATGTGGGAATTGTTGCAgtggaaatatattttccttctcagtatGTTGACcagacagagctggagaagTATGATGGTGTGGATGCTGGGAAATACACCGTTGGGCTAGGCCAGTCAAAGATGGGATTCTGCTCTGACTGGGAGGATATCAGGTCTCTCTTTTTGACTGTGGTTCAGAAGCTCATGGAAAGGAACAGCCTTTCCTATGATTGTATAGGGAGATTAGAAGTTGGAACAGAGACAATAATTGATAGGTCAAAATCTGTAAAGACTGTCCTGATGCAACTTTTTGAAGAATCTGGTAATACGGATGTAGAAGGAATTGACACCACGAATGCATGCTATGGAGGCACTGTTGCTCTCTTTAATGCTATTAATTCGACTGAGTCCAGTTCTTGAGATTCAG GACGTTATGCACTTGCTGGAGACATAGCTGTGTATGCCAGTGGAAATGCCAGGCCAGCAGGTGGAGCTGTTGCTGTTGCTATGCTAGTTGGTCCAAATGCTCCATTAATTTTTGAGAGAG GGTTGCATGGAACCCACATGCAGCATGCATATGACTTCTATAAACCAGATATGATCTCTGAATATCCCATAGTTGATGGTAAACTATGTATACAGTGCTACTTCAGTGCATTAGATTGCTGCTATGCTGTCTATCGCAACAAAATCCACACCCAGTGGCAAAAGG AGGGGACAGGCAGACATTTCACCTTGAATGACTTTGGATTCATGATCTTTCATTCTCCCTACTGTAAACTGGTACAGAAATCTGTGGCTAGACTATTGCTGAATTACTTTCTTTGTGACCAGAACCTAGAAACAGCAAATGGTGTTTTCAGTGGTTTGGAAGCTTTCAG GGATGTAAAACTTGAAGATACATATTTTGACAGAGTTGTGGAAAAAGCTTTTATGAAAGCCAGTGCAGAGCTCTTCAATCAGAAAACCAAAGCTTCGTTGCTCATAACCAATCAGAATGGAAATATGTATACCCCTTCAGTCTATGGTTGCCTTGCCTCTCTTCTAGCCCA ATACCCCCCAGAGCAGCTCGCAGGACAGAGAATTAGTATGTTCTCGtatggctttggttttgttgctaCATTGTATTCCATCAGAGTTACACAGGATGCCGCTCCTG GTTCTGCACTGGACAAAATAACTGCTAGTCTTTCTGATCTTAAAACAAGACTTGACTCAAGAAAATGCATTGCACCTGATGTCTTTACTGAAAACATGAAGATTAGACTGGAAACGCATAATTTGG CCAACTATATTCCACAGTCTTCAGTAATAGATCTCTTTGAAGGAACATGGTACCTTGTGCATGTGgatgaaaaacacagaacttcTTATGCACGGCACCCAGTCATGGGTGATGGACCTCTGGAAGCAGGAGTTGAAGCTGTCCACCCAGGCCTTGTTAATGAG CACATCCCAAGCCCTGTTAAGAAAGCACCAAGAATCCCTGCAGCAACAGAATCTGAAGGCATTACTGTTGCCACTTCCAATGGGGAGCATTAA